From Candidatus Methylomirabilota bacterium, a single genomic window includes:
- a CDS encoding peroxiredoxin, whose protein sequence is MSSHNAYVLPAGLPVPMDDGATAHLPGAAVPGIALPATSGRMVALDLWASTPGVLFFYPRTGEAGRPAGPEWDAIPGARGCTPQSCGFRDLHAGFVARGVRITAVSTQTTDYQREFVTRNHIPFEILSDAGLALTRALRLPTFEYPVERGGPTTLIKRMAWYVEAGRIAHVWYPVFPPDKNAEVVLAWLEREGRR, encoded by the coding sequence GTGAGCAGCCACAACGCGTACGTCCTGCCCGCCGGTCTGCCCGTGCCCATGGACGATGGGGCCACCGCCCATCTCCCGGGCGCGGCGGTCCCGGGCATCGCCCTGCCCGCCACGTCGGGCCGGATGGTGGCGCTCGACCTGTGGGCGTCGACGCCGGGCGTGCTCTTCTTCTACCCGCGAACCGGGGAGGCGGGCCGGCCGGCCGGGCCCGAGTGGGATGCCATCCCCGGGGCACGGGGCTGCACGCCGCAGAGCTGCGGGTTCCGCGACCTCCACGCCGGGTTCGTCGCGCGCGGCGTGCGCATCACCGCGGTGAGCACCCAGACGACGGACTATCAGCGGGAGTTCGTGACACGCAATCACATCCCCTTCGAGATCCTGAGCGACGCGGGACTCGCCCTCACACGCGCCCTCCGTCTGCCAACCTTCGAGTACCCGGTGGAGCGCGGCGGCCCGACCACGCTCATCAAGCGAATGGCCTGGTACGTGGAGGCTGGCCGCATCGCGCATGTCTGGTATCCCGTATTCCCGCCCGACAAGAACGCGGAGGTCGTGCTGGCCTGGCTGGAGAGGGAGGGGCGCCGGTGA